The Hyla sarda isolate aHylSar1 chromosome 3, aHylSar1.hap1, whole genome shotgun sequence genome contains the following window.
GGCCTCATTGATGACCACAGGGAACCTGTTATGGTCCACGTTAGGGCTGGTGGAAGGAGAGAAGCAGAAATTATACAAATCAGGGGCCACAACATTGAACAAAATGTATTTCCTTACCTGCAGGAAAAATTTAGTTTGCTTTCCTAGTCCTATATTCAAACACCCTGACCAAGACATAGTGGCTTGTTGGACCCCCAGGCACCCAGGGCACAAGTACCACCAGCCCCACTTACTATCATCCTATTAATTTCAGTGGGCAGAATGATGATCATAatagtaatgatgatgatgatgatgaagataatATTATTATCACTTTGGATTATCTATGATTACTTGTATATTTACCTGTATTCCCATGGAGACATTGAGCGGCTCTTCATACTGTCAGTCAGGAGATGTGCAGAACTCCTACTGCCGACCTTCATATCAACCTTCACACGTGGTGGAAATGTGGTGCCCAGAGAGAATGGACAATCTCCGCCGGACACTGGAGGGACATCCCACCCATCTGTACCAGGGATCTGCTCTCCTGTTCCATGGACACAAGAGCTGAGGCTCAGAAGAAGCCATGTGGAAAGAACCTGAGGAGAAGATATATACATACTATGTAATAGAGGAGGTCATTATGGATGTATCACCATGAGTAAGGGTTAATAATGGACCAATAAGATGCTGCAGGTTTATTCTATATAATGCTCCTTTATTAACATCTATAAGACTCATGAACCTGTCCAAAAATAAAAGGTCTTTGTTATAGCCCAAATCAGCCATGACTAGGAGTATTATATGACACCAAGCTTAATGCAGATAACTCACTAAATCAATATCAGCAATTATTCCTAACTAACTCATCATGTGacatataatgacccctaaaCCTGGTAAATGGCATAGAAGCGGATCAGAGCTCTTACCATTGATGTTCCCCAGTGGGCGGCCATTGCTCTCACAGATGTGCTCTGGGGAGGTTCTGCTGGTGGACTGTACTGTGATCCGGACTCCAGGCCCCATTATATAAGGGTCACAGTTGTTCCTGGGGTTTCCTGAAGTATTCATAACCTAATATTCAGGTTGTATTGGCTCAGTGTATTTTTTGTGATATCATTTTAATTAGGGAATTTATTAGGAAATCTTGTGAGAATTTACAGGTCAGGATCAGGAACCTCTCCGCTATGGAATCCCTTCATTATTGATTAACCAGAAGAGGACACTACTCATCCAGTTATCTGATAGAGATAAGAAGAGCCGTCAACCCAAGAGGGAGCTTGTGATAACAAACCGGACTGAGAAGAATGAGAAGTAGAAGACATTATGTGATGCTATATACTTagatgggtattccaggatattcTGGGACATTTTAAGAGGGCAAAGATTATGTCAGATGGACAAGAtggcagcactttttttttttttttttgggaagggACACTTAGACAGTGATaagcaggggttaaaggggtattccaggaaaaaaaacttttttatatatatcaactggttccagaaagttaaacagatttgtaaatgacttctattaaaaaatcttaatcctttcagtacttatgagcttctgaagttaaggttgttcttttctgtctaagtaatcactgatgacacgtgtctcgggaaatgcccagtttagaagcaaattcccattgcaaacctcttgtaaactgggcggttcccgagacacgcgtcatcagagattacttagacagaaaagaacaaccttaacttcagaagctcataagtactgaaaggattaagattttttaatagaagtcatttacaaatctgtttagctttctggagccagttgatatatataaaaaaaaaaagttttttcctggataacccctgaaTGGTGGATACAGAAATTACATAGCTCTGGAAAACCCTTTAAAAGCGCCTCTAACCAGTGTCCCTATAGCAAAATACAGTAGGGGAAGGGCTAAAATCAGAAAACTATATGGTCTGATTCAACATTTGTATGTCAAAACCTGTATAAGTGATTGCAGAACTCATAGAGGGAACCTCTAGGTCCTCCCTCCAGGACTGTGAGTCCTTCTTTCCCCAGCCatacatagagaaagcctgtgccACCCCTTTTAAACCATTAGGGGGAGAGCTGTAAATAACTGTGTATCAGCAGGGCTGGTtctacctataggcaaaataggcagcagcctagagcgccctcttgatgggggcaccgctcGGCCcactaaggtgattacatgacaaggaggtttgttacagtgcgtcatcccagtagtaagatgagtacataaggaggaggtttgttacagtgtgtcaccccagtagtaaggtgtggCGTGTAAAAAAGAGGAGCCAATGGGCAAGGTCAACAGGtggaaaaattagcttttgcctagggtgtcaAAAATTCTTGCACGAGCCCTGTGTATGAGTTAGGGATGTAGGACTCAGAGACTCTATTATGAGGGGGAGGTAATACTTATACTTACAGGCTGTCTCTATGATAGGTGGGGTAAGCAGGGCTCTTAGGCATTCTCTAAGGCTATGAAGCAGGACccacaggctttatcaatgggtgGGTGAGGAAGCAGGACccacaggctttatcaatgggtgGAAGGGGAAGCAGGACccacaggctttatcaatgggtggggaagcaggacccacaggctttatcaatgggtgGGTGGGGAAGCAGGACCCACAAGCTTTATCAAGGGGTGGGTGGGGAAGCAGGACccacaggctttatcaatgggtgGAAGGGGAAGCAGGACccacaggctttatcaatgggtgGAAGGGGAAGCAGGACccacaggctttatcaatgggtgggtggggaagcaggacccacaggctttatcaatgggtgGAAGGGGAAGCAGGACccacaggctttatcaatggtggGTGGGGAAGCAGGACCCACAAGCTTTATCAAGCGGTGGGTGGGGAAGCAGGACccacaggctttatcaatgggtgGGTGGGGAAGCAGGTCccacaggctttatcaatgggtgGGTGGGGAAGCAGGACCCACAGGCCTTatcaatgggtggggggggggggaagcagaacccacaggctttatcaatgggtgggtggggaagcaggacccacaggctttatcaatgggtgGGTGGGGAAGCAGGTCccacaggctttatcaatgggtgGGTGGGGAAGCAGGACCCACAGGCCTTATCAATAGGTGGGGGGGGAAGCAGAACccacaggctttatcaatgggtgGGTGGGGAAGCAGGACCCACAGGCTTTATCAAGCGGTGGGTGGGGAAGCAGGACccacaggctttatcaatgggtgGGTGGGGAAGCAGGTCCCACAGGCTTTATCAATGAGTGGAAGGGGAAGCAGGACCCACAGGCTTTATCGATGGGTGGGTGGGGAAGCAGGACCCACAGGCTTTATCAATGAATGGAAGGGGAAGCGGGACCCACAGGCTTTATCAATGAGTGGAAGGGGAAGCAGGACCCACAGGCTTTATCAAGGGGTGGGTGGGGAAGCAGGACCCACAGGCTTTATCAAGCGGTGGGTGGGGAAGCAGGACccacaggctttatcaatgggtgGGTGGGGAAGCAGGACCCACAGGCTTTATCAAGCGGTGGGTGGGGAAGCAGGACccacaggctttatcaatgggtgGGTGGGGAAACAGGACCCACAGGCTTTATCAAGCGGTGGGTGGGGAAGCAGGACCCACAGGCTTTATCAATGAGTGGAAGGGGAAGCAGGACccacaggctttatcaatgggtgggtggggaagcaggacccacaggctttatcaatgggtgggtggggaagcaggacccacaggctttatcaatgggtgGGTGGGGAAGCCAGACTCATAAGCTTTCTCTATCATTGAGGGAATAAAGCAGGTTTTACAAGCTATGTTTAAGTCTTTGCTCTATTAAAACtatacagctttaaaggggtactctggtggaaaactttttttttttttttttttaatcaactggtgccagaaagttaaacagatttgtaaatgacttctattaaaaattttttacccttccagtactttttagcagctgtatgctacagaagaaatttttttctttttgaatttcttttttgtcttgtccacagtgctctctgctgacacctgatgcccgtatgaagaactgtccagagcagaagaaa
Protein-coding sequences here:
- the LOC130360533 gene encoding interleukin-17A-like, yielding MAAHWGTSMVLSTWLLLSLSSCVHGTGEQIPGTDGWDVPPVSGGDCPFSLGTTFPPRVKVDMKVGSRSSAHLLTDSMKSRSMSPWEYSPNVDHNRFPVVINEARCLHHGCMDSEGNVDLIMNSVPIRQEVLVLRREMRECVPVYKLDKQLVTVGCTCVRPITHYLK